Proteins encoded by one window of uncultured Draconibacterium sp.:
- a CDS encoding nitroreductase family protein yields MEVMTKYEIHPLLEKRWSPRAFSPEPIAEEDVNEIFTAASWAASAMNEQPWQYVYAMRGTPGFDALWDCLATGNKPWTKQAAVLFVAIKADTFADSGNPNTWAMHDVGMANAQLLLQAASKDIYGHLMAGFGSNRIKEVLQLSDNVTPVCMGALGYLGDADSLEEPYRSREKAPRTRKSLEEFVRRI; encoded by the coding sequence ATGGAAGTTATGACAAAGTATGAAATCCATCCTTTATTAGAAAAAAGATGGAGTCCGCGGGCTTTTTCACCGGAGCCCATTGCAGAAGAAGATGTGAATGAGATTTTTACCGCTGCCTCGTGGGCTGCCAGTGCCATGAACGAGCAACCCTGGCAATACGTTTATGCCATGCGCGGGACACCCGGCTTTGATGCGCTTTGGGATTGCCTGGCAACTGGTAATAAGCCCTGGACAAAACAGGCAGCCGTATTATTCGTTGCCATAAAGGCAGATACGTTTGCCGATAGTGGAAATCCAAATACATGGGCAATGCATGATGTGGGTATGGCTAATGCACAGTTGTTGCTTCAGGCAGCAAGTAAAGATATTTACGGACATCTGATGGCCGGTTTTGGCAGTAACAGGATTAAAGAAGTTTTGCAGTTGAGTGATAATGTAACACCCGTTTGTATGGGAGCACTCGGCTATTTGGGTGATGCTGACTCATTGGAGGAACCTTACCGTTCACGTGAAAAAGCACCGCGTACAAGAAAATCTTTAGAAGAATTCGTGAGGAGAATATAA